Proteins co-encoded in one Microcebus murinus isolate Inina chromosome 5, M.murinus_Inina_mat1.0, whole genome shotgun sequence genomic window:
- the RPP21 gene encoding ribonuclease P protein subunit p21 isoform X2 → MAGQVKDREAFQRLNFLYQAAHCVLAQDPENQALARFYCHTERTIAKRLVLRRTAEGARAPAPSSFSAPRDPSVKRTLCRGCSSPLIPGLTCTQRQRRCRGQRWTVQTCLTCQRSQRFLNDPKHLLWGDRPEAQLGSQADPKPPQPLTTIAHPVPAHLPEEKEQLQGASDQ, encoded by the exons ATGGCGGGGCAGGTGAAGGACCGGGAGGCCTTCCAGAGGCTCAACTTCCTTTATCAG GCCGCCCACTGCGTGCTCGCGCAGGACCCCGAGAACCAGGCGCTGGCGCGGTTTTACTGCCACACGGAGAGGACCATCGCGAAGAGGCTGGTCTTGCGGCG AACGGCAGAGGGAGCGCGGGCGCCGGCACCATCTTCCTTCTCCGCCCCCAGGGACCCTTCGGTGAAGAGGACTCTCTGTCGCGGCTGCTCTTCCCCGCTCATCCCGGGCCTCACCTGCACCCAGCGCCAGAGAC GCTGCAGGGGACAGCGCTGGACAGTACAGACCTGCCTAACATGCCAGCGAAGCCAGCGGTTCCTCAATGACCCAAAGCATCTGCTCTGGGGAGATAGGCCCGAGGCCCAGCTAGGGAGCCAGGCAG ATCCCAAACCGCCACAGCCCTTGACAACCATAGCCCACCCCGTTCCAGCCCACCTTCCTGAGGAGAAAGAGCAGCTTCAGGGTGCCAGTGACCAGTGA
- the RPP21 gene encoding ribonuclease P protein subunit p21 isoform X1 translates to MAGQVKDREAFQRLNFLYQAAHCVLAQDPENQALARFYCHTERTIAKRLVLRRDPSVKRTLCRGCSSPLIPGLTCTQRQRRCRGQRWTVQTCLTCQRSQRFLNDPKHLLWGDRPEAQLGSQADPKPPQPLTTIAHPVPAHLPEEKEQLQGASDQ, encoded by the exons ATGGCGGGGCAGGTGAAGGACCGGGAGGCCTTCCAGAGGCTCAACTTCCTTTATCAG GCCGCCCACTGCGTGCTCGCGCAGGACCCCGAGAACCAGGCGCTGGCGCGGTTTTACTGCCACACGGAGAGGACCATCGCGAAGAGGCTGGTCTTGCGGCG GGACCCTTCGGTGAAGAGGACTCTCTGTCGCGGCTGCTCTTCCCCGCTCATCCCGGGCCTCACCTGCACCCAGCGCCAGAGAC GCTGCAGGGGACAGCGCTGGACAGTACAGACCTGCCTAACATGCCAGCGAAGCCAGCGGTTCCTCAATGACCCAAAGCATCTGCTCTGGGGAGATAGGCCCGAGGCCCAGCTAGGGAGCCAGGCAG ATCCCAAACCGCCACAGCCCTTGACAACCATAGCCCACCCCGTTCCAGCCCACCTTCCTGAGGAGAAAGAGCAGCTTCAGGGTGCCAGTGACCAGTGA
- the TRIM39 gene encoding E3 ubiquitin-protein ligase TRIM39 yields MAETSLLEAGASAASTAAALENLQVEASCSVCLEYLKEPVIIECGHNFCKACITRWWEDLERDFPCPVCRKTSRYRSLRPNRQLGSMVEIAKQLQGVKRKIRDENLCPQHHEALSLFCYEDQEAVCLICAISHTHRAHTVVPLDDATQEYKEKLQKCLEPLEQKLQEITRCKSSEEKKPSELKRLVESRRQQILREFEELHRRLDEEQQMLLSRLEEEEQDILQRLRENAAHLGDKRRDLAHLAAEVEGKCLQSGFEMLKDVKSTLEKCEKVKTMEVTSVSIELEKNFSNFPRQYFALRKILKQLIADVTLDPETAHPNLVLSEDRKSVKFVETRLRDLPDTPRRFTFYPCVLATEGFTSGRHYWEVEVGDKTHWAVGVCRDSVSRKGELTPLPETGYWRVRLWNGDKYAATTTPFTPLHIKVKPKRVGIFLDYEAGTLSFYNVTDRSHIYTFNDTFTEKLWPLFYPGIRAGRKNAAPLTIRPPTDWE; encoded by the exons ATGGCCGAGACGAGTCTGTTAGAGGCTGGGGCCTCTGCAGCTTCCACAGCTGCAGCTCTGGAGAACTTACAGGTGGAGGCAAGCTGTTCTGTGTGCCTGGAGTATCTGAAGGAGCCTGTCATCATTGAATGTGGGCACAACTTCTGCAAAGCTTGCATCACCCGCTGGTGGGAGGACCTAGAGAGGGACTTCCCTTGTCCTGTCTGTAGAAAGACATCTCGCTACCGCAGTCTGCGGCCTAATCGGCAACTAGGTAGTATGGTGGAAATTGCCAAGCAGCTTCAGGGTGTCAAGCGGAAGATCCGGGATGAGAACCTCTGCCCTCAGCACCATGAGGCCCTCAGCCTTTTCTGCTATGAGGACCAGGAGGCTGTATGTTTGATTTGTGCAATTTCCCACACCCACCGGGCCCACACTGTTGTGCCACTGGATGACGCTACACAAGAGTACAAG gAAAAACTGCAAAAGTGCCTGGAGCCGCTGGAACAGAAGCTGCAGGAGATTACCCGCTGCAAGTCTTCTGAGGAGAAGAAGCCTAGTGAGCTCAAG AGACTAGTGGAGAGTCGCCGACAGCAGATTTTAAGGGAGTTTGAAGAGCTTCATAGGAGGCTGGATGAAGAGCAACAGATGTTGCTTTCACGACTGGAAGAGGAGGAACAGGATATTCTACAGCGACTCCGAGAAAACGCTGCTCACCTTGGGGACAAGCGCCGGGACCTGGCCCACTTGGCTGCGGAGGTGGAGGGCAAGTGCTTACAGTCGGGCTTCGAGATGCTTAAG GATGTCAAAAGTACCCTGGAAAA ATGTGAGAAGGTGAAGACCATGGAGGTGACTTCAGTATCCATAGAGCTGGAAAAGAACTTCAGCAATTTCCCCCGACAGTACTTTGCACTAAGGAAAATCCTTAAACAGCTAATTG CGGATGTGACCCTGGACCCTGAGACCGCTCATCCTAACCTCGTCCTGTCGGAGGATCGTAAGAGCGTCAAGTTCGTGGAGACAAGACTCCGAGATCTCCCTGACACACCAAGGCGTTTCACCTTCTACCCTTGTGTCCTGGCTACCGAGGGTTTCACCTCAGGTCGACACTACTGGGAGGTGGAAGTGGGCGACAAGACCCACTGGGCAGTGGGTGTGTGCCGGGACTCCGTGAGCCGAAAGGGCGAGCTGACTCCACTCCCTGAGACTGGCTATTGGCGGGTACGGCTGTGGAATGGGGACAAATACGCAGCCACCACTACACCTTTTACCCCTTTGCACATCAAAGTGAAACCCAAACGGGTAGGCATATTCCTAGACTATGAGGCCGGCACACTGTCCTTTTACAATGTCACAGACCGCTCTCATATCTACACTTTCAATGATACTTTTACTGAGAAACTTTGGCCCCTCTTCTACCCAGGCATCCGGGCTGGTCGGAAAAATGCTGCACCGCTTACCATCAGGCCCCCAACAGATTGGGAGTGA